From the Paenibacillus sp. MMS20-IR301 genome, the window TAATCCAGATGTAATTGTGCATGCTCCCGGATAATTTAGCCAGCACCTGCTTCTTCGGAATGCCGGCAATGAAGGTCAGGCCGGTTGTACCGATGCTGCGGGAAGCAGCCAGATAGGTCTCATGATTCAGCCTCAGCTCCCTGACGCCTGTCGTGTCTTTCAGCGCAAGCACAGCCGGGTCAACTGTAGCGCCGAGCGTCTGCTTATCGGCACTGGAGTAAATGACACCCTGATTATCTACGATGTACGCCACCGCGCCCGGGAAGGCGAGCACCCCGGAATATTGTTCGGCTAAGTCGGCCTCATCCGTGCCGAAGATCAGCACCAGACGCTGCTCGGGCTGATTGATATTGGACATCACCCGGGTGAAGTAGATTGTGGGATCCTTAAGGCTTGGGGTGAGAATCTCCTTGCCGCGGACCATGGTGCCGTTAAGCGACTGATAGACAGCCAGATTGTTCTTATTTGTCTGTTCGATATTGGGCGGCGCCTTTACAACCGATACATAGTTGTCATCATCAAAAAAAACATAGGCCGTTGACAATAGGCTGATATTCCAAGCATTGTTGAACATGAGGCTGTACTTCAGGTCCTCTTCCATTTCTGTTTTATTGACGAACTTCTTATAGAAGTCATTGCTCAGGGACACATTGTCAATCAGCCAGTTGCGGATCATTTTGGTGGAGAGGAAGTGCAGGGAGGTATTCTCGACAATCTGAAAGGACTTCTCAATATTGTCGTTAGTCTGGCGGATCAGCAGGGACAGGTTATCATTGGCATTCTTCGTCAGCATCTGCGAGATGTTCCAGTAGAAGTAACAGCCGGCGAACGTCATGGGCAGCAGAATCAGCAGAAAGATGATCATTACAATTTTGTTCCTGACCGGAATACGGGTGAAGAATCCTGATAGCAGGCGGGGGTTAAGCTGCCGTAGAATCTGTTCTTTGAACATGCGGGTGGCTCCTTGTTGATGATTCTGTTGATGATTCTATAGTACAGCCATTATATAATCATTTCCCGGTTGCGAATAGCGCAGAGGCGTGAAATACAGCGGTTTTAGGAGAGATGGTAAAGAAAACGATACAGAGTTAAAGAAATCTGAAACCCCTTACATCCGTTTCGCTGCCGCGGCCGATTTACACAAGATATTATAAAAGATCATGCGGAAAAACGAATTCATTACCAATTTTCTTTGTTCTACAATGAGAGCTGTAAACAACCATTAGCAGCATAAGGGGGATTTAGTTTGAAGAAACCAATGTACAAGAAGGGCATTACCCTGGCAAGTACTCTGATTCTGGCACTGTCCATTTCGGCATGCGGGTCAGACAATACAGCGAAGAATGGCGGGGCAGCCGCTGACTCCGGTTCCGGAAATAACGCACCTGCGGCCAAGGCACCCGTGAAAATTTCTTATCTGACCTTCCGGGTCGGTACGCACGCCTCAGCCAAGATGGAAGAAGAGCAGATCAAGCAGTTCAATGCCAAGTACGGTGACGAAGTAGAGGTTGTGGTGGAAGAAATTCCAAGTGACGCCGCCTATGTTGACAAGATCAAAATCCTGGCCGCCTCCGGTGATGTTCCGGATGTCGTTATGGGCAAGGACGGCGTGAATGATGTACTGATCAAAGGCAATCTTGCAACCCCTTTCAATGAGTATCTGGATAAGGATGCGGAATGGAAGGCTGCGATTGGCGAAGATGCCCTGGCCTCCAATACGCGGGACGGCAAGATCTGGTCGATCAGCGACCAGAAGCAGAACATCGGCTACTTCTACAATAAAGAAATGTTTGAGAAAGCGGGAGTTAAGCCTGCGGAGACCTGGGATGAGTTCATGAGCAACAATGAGAAGCTCAAGGCGGCAGGCTTCGTTCCGCTCGCACTGATGACCGGGGAGAATGCCTGGACGTCCAATCTGATTCTGGCGGCCATGATCGGCACGAACGGGGAGAACGGCAAAGCGTTCATGAACACCCTGCACCCGACAGACTTCAATACACCGGAAATGATTCAGGCGCTTAACATGATGAAGGAACTGCTGGAGAAGTATACGACGAAGGATGCGCTGGGTGCGGGCTATGCCAATGCAGCGAATGCTTTCAGCCAGGGTAAGGCGGCGATGATTGCCAACGGCCCTTGGATGATCGGGGATTTCAGCGATCCGGCGAAGAGCAGTGAAGGCTTTGATGCCAAAGTAGGGGTTGCCGCGTATCCGGACAACAGCCTGATTTCCACTTATGAAGTCGGCTACATGATTGGAGCCAAAACGCCGGAAACCCGCGAAGCTGCCGAGAAATTCATCAAGTTCAAAACCGGGCTTGAAGGGCAGGCGATCGCGCTTGAATACGGTAATGTAATGCCGGTATCCAGCGAAGTCCAGCCGTCAGATGCACTGAAAGAGAAATATCCGATCCTGGTCGAATCGATTACAGTCGCGCAAAAGACGCAGCTGCATTACCGGACACTGGATTCCATCGTCTATCCAAACGTAACGGATGCCTGGAAAAACCTGTATCCGAAGCTGGCTGCCGGCCGGGCGACCGCAGAAGAAATTGCCCAGGAACTAACGGATATTGCTGCTAAGAATAAATAATAGATAGTCTGAGGATTGGGGAGGACCATATGGATGGTTAGGAAAAATAGAGGATATATCGCGCTTTTTCTGTTGCCGACTGTATTATTATTCATTCTTGTCTATGCCGTTTCACTTGTCATTCTGTTCGGCACCTCCTTTACGGAGTGGTCGGCCGGGCGCAGTCCGGTGTTTACCGGGCTCGCTAACTATATTCAGCTGTTCACGGACGATTCTGATTTCCGCCAAAGCGCTCTGAATACGGGCATCTGGGTCCTGCTTCAGTCGACGATCCACGTGGCCATCGGTACCCTGTTTGCGGTCATTCTCAGCATGAAGGAATTCTACTGGAAGTTCGCACGCACGGTCTACATGTTTCCGAATATTATCTCGGGTGCGGCCGTAGGTATGCTGTTCCTGTGTATGCTCAATCCTGATTTCGGTGCGGTGAACAGTATTGCCCGCTTATTCGGCAATGCGGATTTCTCCCACAACTGGTTTATGGATTACGGTACAGCCTTTCTCTCGGTCACCATGACCTGGCTGCCTTATGCAGCGGTGGTTACAATCCTGATTCTGGCTGAGATTGCCGCCATTCCGGAGAGTCTGTTCGAGTCGGCGAAGATTGACGGAGCGAGCAACTTCAAGATCAACCTGTATATCATCATCCCTATGCTGCGCAATATTATCGGGACCTGCGTCATTCTGTCCGGAACAAGCATGCTGCAGAAGATGGATATTATCCTGATGACTACAGGGGGCGGACCCGGCAATGCAACGATGAACTTGCCTATATATA encodes:
- a CDS encoding sugar ABC transporter permease, giving the protein MVRKNRGYIALFLLPTVLLFILVYAVSLVILFGTSFTEWSAGRSPVFTGLANYIQLFTDDSDFRQSALNTGIWVLLQSTIHVAIGTLFAVILSMKEFYWKFARTVYMFPNIISGAAVGMLFLCMLNPDFGAVNSIARLFGNADFSHNWFMDYGTAFLSVTMTWLPYAAVVTILILAEIAAIPESLFESAKIDGASNFKINLYIIIPMLRNIIGTCVILSGTSMLQKMDIILMTTGGGPGNATMNLPIYIYKTALMDNNFGYSNSVGVFLIGFGLIFVLLCRNLFRIGSSQN
- a CDS encoding extracellular solute-binding protein, yielding MKKPMYKKGITLASTLILALSISACGSDNTAKNGGAAADSGSGNNAPAAKAPVKISYLTFRVGTHASAKMEEEQIKQFNAKYGDEVEVVVEEIPSDAAYVDKIKILAASGDVPDVVMGKDGVNDVLIKGNLATPFNEYLDKDAEWKAAIGEDALASNTRDGKIWSISDQKQNIGYFYNKEMFEKAGVKPAETWDEFMSNNEKLKAAGFVPLALMTGENAWTSNLILAAMIGTNGENGKAFMNTLHPTDFNTPEMIQALNMMKELLEKYTTKDALGAGYANAANAFSQGKAAMIANGPWMIGDFSDPAKSSEGFDAKVGVAAYPDNSLISTYEVGYMIGAKTPETREAAEKFIKFKTGLEGQAIALEYGNVMPVSSEVQPSDALKEKYPILVESITVAQKTQLHYRTLDSIVYPNVTDAWKNLYPKLAAGRATAEEIAQELTDIAAKNK
- a CDS encoding sensor histidine kinase; protein product: MFKEQILRQLNPRLLSGFFTRIPVRNKIVMIIFLLILLPMTFAGCYFYWNISQMLTKNANDNLSLLIRQTNDNIEKSFQIVENTSLHFLSTKMIRNWLIDNVSLSNDFYKKFVNKTEMEEDLKYSLMFNNAWNISLLSTAYVFFDDDNYVSVVKAPPNIEQTNKNNLAVYQSLNGTMVRGKEILTPSLKDPTIYFTRVMSNINQPEQRLVLIFGTDEADLAEQYSGVLAFPGAVAYIVDNQGVIYSSADKQTLGATVDPAVLALKDTTGVRELRLNHETYLAASRSIGTTGLTFIAGIPKKQVLAKLSGSMHNYIWIITLIAVVSLAAGVLLSVRFTRIVRDLLRSIRKVKKGDYSARMPTYRDAELNLLSTTFNNMTDEINYLIKEVYEKHLLVKDSEIKFLQAQMNPHFLFNTLITIGYKAKLSRDETVYKMVTSLTELLQASIYSNSLAKIPIRQELDFIKFYLYLQKERFEDKIEYTIQIEDEALLDLLLPKLSVEPLVENAVVHGVEKKLGKGVIHIRIYSRDDSVYFEITDNGIGFEEVPRNWSTFESSTMRKQGHNNIGLINTHKRAKLIYGEPYGIEIESASGAGAKVTLHIPKDQGDLTYV